The genomic segment TCATTTACTTAAGTCAATAAATAGTCCTTTCTGcaatgggcacaaggcctgaaattttgagggagggaataAGCCAATTACACTGACCTCCCCCCCCCCTGCTCGCctaacacttattttatcaacaccaaaaggaattataactcagaatgcaaagttggacgaaatgccactaatcattttgtctggcacgccaacagttctgccagtttgctgccttatttCAATAAACAATGGAAACTAAATCACCTCTAGATGCGACAGAAAGCAAGTGAACCACCAACAGGCAATAAACAGTACAATAACTATGCACTAATGCAAGTGCAATGCAACAAACAAGCCTATCAGAAGAGTGACACTCATCATGATTAGGACATCAGTCCGCCCGTCACTAAGGTTTCATCACATAAGCTTGATCTATACTAGCATTACTTCTGTATTGCATGAATGCATAGCTACACACATCAGAGTGAAGGCAATTCAAGACccatccttatatacatataaaactatgTTCCCTGAACTCCTCTttactaaaataaacaaaatgtattcGTCATTTACTTcaggaagtggggggggggaattctGATTGAACAGGTTACACATCTTGCATAGCAAATGCCTTTATACAACTGAAATTTTCTCCCATAACCATGGGAAACAAGTTACATTCTTTATGCTTGCTAACGTCcgtattatgaagaaaaaaaaaactagaaaaagtAAATCTAGTACAAAGCCCCAAGGGAATATGTTTTCCATTAAGCAGCACATTCAGAAGGGGTGGGGGTGCAcaacatacatgaaaatacagtAGTAGCCAaatcatataaatttatttaaaattactttatATCCCAAATCCTGGGGAAACAACACTGTCAGTCCAAGAATCCCACAACCAAGTTTAATCAACAAATATTTACTCTTTTCCATCCCAGAAGAAGGCCATAATTTCCCATTAAAGATATGCCATAAATCTCAAGAACCAGAATGTATACCCTCCATGTATGTGGCAAAATCAGGTTATACAAGCTAGAGCTCATCCTCTGGCATACTGAAATGAACCCAACATAGATTGTTCACTTCTAATGACACCCCTCATTCCCTCCCTACAACTCACTGACCACCACCTACCTATCTTCACCAACACCCTAGCAGTCATCACTCACTCCACCCTTCTCAAGCTGTCCCCACTATCTTATCTTTCTTACCAACTGAAGCCCAGTTATTCCCNNNNNNNNNNNNNNNNNNNNNNNNNNNNNNNNNNNNNNNNNNNNNNNNNNNNNNNNNNNNNNNNNNNNNNNNNNNNNNNNNNNNNNNNNNNNNNNNNNNNNNNNNNNNNNNNNNNNNNNNNNNNNNNNNNNNNNNNNNNNNNNNNNNNNNNNNNNNNNNNNNNNNNNNNNNNNNNNNNNNNNNNNNNNNNNNNNNNNNNNNNNNNNNNNNNNNNNNNNNNNNNNNNNNNNNNNNNNNNNNNNNNNNNNNNNNNNNNNNNNNNNNNNNNNNNNNNNNNNNNNNNNNNNNNNNNNNNNNNNNNNNNNNNNNNNNNNNNNNNNNNNNNNNNNNNNNNNNNNNNNNNNNNNNNNNNNNNNNNNNNNNNNNNNNNNNNNNNNNNNNNNNNNNNNNNNNNNNNNNNNNNNNNNNNNNNNNNNNNNNNNNNNNNNNNNNNNNNNNNNNNNNNNNNNNNNNNNNNNNNNNNNNNNNNNNNNNNNNNNNNNNNNNNNNNNNNNNNNNNNNNNNNNNNNNNNNNNNNNNNNNNNNNNNNNNNNNNNNtacccccccacccccacccaagtGCTCAGCTTACTGTGTAGtgtagttgacattaggaagggcatttagctaCAGAAACCGTGCTAAGGTAGATATTggagcactagtgaggttactaGGTAACTTGAAGATTGAGTTGGGGTGCACAATTAAGGAGCTGAAGTGTGAtagaacaggtgtcttgcagaaAAGGAGATACACAATTTCCTCACctggaaaaagcaaaaaaaaaaaaaaggtacttgGTGAACATGAAAGAAACTAGAGATAGGCAGCTGGAAAGAAAGGATAGGGAGTCAAGTGTGCTGAACCTTTCCCTAACTTCAAATGCAACTGATCCAGTTATTTCAGGTACATTAAGTTAAGCAGGTCCAACCTGCAAATGGGAATATTCCATTACCTCCCACTAAAGATATACCATCAGTCTCAAGAACCGGAATGTTTGTTCTCCATGTATGACAAAATCAGACAATACAAATTAGAGCTCATCCTCTGGCATAGATCTTATTAAATATCACATTTACATAATTCAGAAAATATGAAATCGAAAAAATAAGTGAAACGAACCTCAATGAAATTTAAACAACCATCATTAGGTACGAAGGCTGTGATCTTTTTACCATTCTTTATGAGCTGTACTCTCACACATTTTCTGATGGCTGAGTTAGGCTGTTTGGCTTCAACACCACTgaaaagagaatacatacatgtatatatacatgaaaaaaatttGCAATGCAGCAAAGGGACAATCTCAAAATTtaggggggagaaaaaaaaatcacataaatatacgtacacttTTTCTAAAACGATTCCCTTAGCATGGGAAGAACCGCCAAAAGGATTGGCCTTGTATCTGGTACCCAAATTTGCCTTTTTGTAGTCATTATCGTGCCATCTCTGTTTACGGCGATGATTCTTTAGCTTTCGTGCAGTTCTCAAACCTCTGGGCttacctaaaaaagaaaaaaattcatttgagATGGATCCTATATTCGAATTATAATGGAAGTAAAACCTGAAATCACAGTCATTGTGCGATAGTATTTGCTGAAAATCAAGAATTTAGAAAAGTCATTCGTAAAAACGAAAATACCAATCCACTCTGTGCAATcatattcaattaaatataatacaatttatAATATTAAGGAATGAGATGGCCATGGTTGAAATGTCAGGGTCCTGCAGAAGTCTGCGCGtgtacaaaacaaaaacgaatagGACTATCGTTTATAAAAAATCTCGTTTTCAGGCCAATGGATACTGAGAATGgacgaagggaaataatccaTGTTTCATCGTGAAATTGAACGTATGCAAATGATTACCATCTCCCCTTCGAGGATAGATACCGCATAGtgtcccccccttttttttaagacggtagaatgtttttttttttgggggggggggggctttttttGCCCCAAAACTCACATTTTCGGATACGGAAAATAGCCAAAAATCGGCACTTTGAATCCCCCACCCATTTTTCACGTAGCACTAAACTTAAAACTTtagagggattttttttttcagaatcataatctccgtattttttcggcatattttgaaaaaaagaaaaaaaaaacttctgaaataagttaaaaatgaagaaattagggTAAGGGAAGGGTAATTTCAAAATGCCGATNNNNNNNNNNCttgccccccttttttttttttttactctttctaaCCGGTCAAACTCAGCATAGAAACTACCTCGCCGACTCGGGCTCTCAATGTTGACGGTGGCGTGTTAGATTTAGCATTGAATGTACACAACACATGCTGAAACACACTGAATGAAATGCAGATGGAATTCAGTATCGGTTTCATCCCGACACCGATGATGCCAATAAATCCGGATCCAAGTATCATAGCTAATGTGGCTCTTCTGAAGAATTCAGAACAATGTATTCAGCAATTTAAGATATGTTACGTATATAATGTGCCTTTCTAATGTTTTCCAGTCACCAATgttataataacatttttattattacaccAGTCTAATGAGTCGGATAGGCGGACTTTCGGAATACTTATCACCTCATGGAGAGGGGGAAAAACAAGGAATTGGGTGgttgtttctttctgtgaaagATACTTTATTTTGCTATGAGGGGAAACCCCCTCCCCCGCATTCCAGTAAGCTTTCTTACAAGAACAATAGCAATATTTTGTAGACAGGATTTCGCAATGTACATTACCGTGTAAACTGAATCAACATGACTGAGCAATTCGTTAGGTTTATTTCAACATTACCAGAGCAATAACCACTGCTCCAGTTGCCCGGCCACGAAGGCAATGTCCAACAGGTTTGCCGaaataaaaatgtgtattaaaaaaaaaaagaataaactgtGGTGAAAATTAGATATGCTAAATATAGCGTTGAACACACCAGAGATATATGATCGATGATATTCCATCTTAAACCTTGGGCAGGGAACAGATTTTCCCAGTGACCCGTTTTAAGACTCCTTGAGAGCGATTtggaaattagctgctatttctagtaggtcaagctccctttttaaatatcattttttttttgtctagggAAATTCTACATTATCAGCTGAGATATATAATGGAACTACTCAGTAGAAAAAGCAACTTTCAAGATAGCAATAACCAAGTCGGAAAAGTCTTCcagataaatatttcttaaaaagtGCATTACCATCTGTAATTCCAATGATGATTATTTAACATAAACTttaaatataaagatgaaaaatgtACTTTTTCCAATCGGGACAATATCTAATGTACAAACTAAAATTGTACAGTTTAGTCATTTTGCACGTGGGTCACTTCTAAAAATGACCAATTATGTGGCAAAACCCAAGTTAATTTCTTAAGAATAACGAAAGCCTTAACtgttatatattaaattcaaagacTTAAAGAAAGGATGGTAATTACTGCAttaattcatcacaatatatgtatagatatatttattgtaacatAAGGCTGACTGCCATGTGGAAAGGAAAAATGGCAGCGGCGATGTGCAGAGGTCTGCTGTTAAGTGGTGTTCGACTTTTGTCGGGGATTTCATTAAATCATTGGAAGAATATTAAAGTTATAACAACACAGAAAGGAAACATATAACACAAACAAATGTTGTATGTAACAACTGGACAAAACAACGATGTTGGTGCGGAATAAATTGGATATAAACGACGGGAGAAATGCCGAGAACAACTTACCCATGATGGCGGCTTGATTGAAAAGAGAACGTGTCACGAGAGGGCGCTGTAGGGTAAGAAAGATTTGTTAGAAAGGGAGGGAGGATGTTACGAGAGTCTCGTTTGTCACATGACTTCTCCTTGTCAAATCTCATGTGAGTGACTCTAGAATATATTAGCAGACAGATCCACAGAGAAACTGACAATTATTTCTGGGTTGAAGCCTTTGCTTCATATTTCAGGGGATTTATTAaataacaatacataaatatatatacatatctgttctAAATGGATTACCGAGGAGTTGgttctatattttctattattttaatttcattagcacCAATATTTGCAAATGATGTACCTGCTCTGATATGGTCACCTTCACggtaatatattaattataatacaatataaaatataagtaaaatataatatatttgtaatataatgcaATGTCTacctaaatatttctatttacagttgtttcacctctgacatatatacataattaatatcTGTCCCTATTATGGTTCTGTTTCACctcctttctttcatatattttggaCAGTTTCTTCTATTACAATTTCTTGTTGTTCTTTATCTCATCCGCCCCCAGATTTCCCTATtacaaattacaataataataatgtctgtcTCTAATTTTTCTGTACAGCTATTTATCTTCTTTTGACGCACTTGTTGAGGTGCTCTCCTGTTGATtatggtaatacacacacacacatatgcatctatctacacacagacacacacatttatatgtgtgtgtgtgtgttttctgtatgaTTAAATATAAGCATTTTCAATGTGTAAAGCCATTCCACTATCGCATTGCTTTGTTATTGGACTCTGATCCCTCTCTTGCTTTATATAAACACTGTCAGTATGAACACTTTATATTatctaatttaatatttctttttcaaagactaatttcatatttaattaaagCATTCTGGCTTTTTCACTCACCCACATTTTTGTcttgagaagaagaaagaggtgcTAGAATCGAGGGAACTAAACTCTAGAATATTCATTTCAAGAAGCTTTTGACCCTGTAAAAACAAAACGCAAATACAGCGATCCCTGTCAAGACTGAATCCGTTTTAGAGATTTATCGTTTCAGTTCCAGATCATCCTTAAGTCCCGTGATCAAACATGTTTCAACCGAAACtcctctctttaaaaaaaaatttttttattgtatctgGTAGTGTAACTTGTAATACATTAGTCAAatgtgtctttttatttattcatttactcagAGACGTTAGGGAGTGTGATTGAAgggaaattttattgaaatgggtactattcaagaagagtacCTTGAAATGTTAATGATCGAACTATTAGACACTCTCTCGCCAGGCTTAATGTTTATCGATGATCTTGTTAGTGAAATATTTGTGGTATCGATGCCATTTCAAGAACATTAGCAGTGTGAGGGAAACTGATCCGACTGCTAATTGAAAGACTTATTTTTTGAAAcggatcattttctttttttaacagaaGACGCTTTGATGTCTTCGGCTTCCTATTTTCTTTGTCAGTATTATTAAGACATATTTTTTTGTTACTACAGGCAACAAGATTCTGTAGCATTCATGCCTATTTTCAAGGGCATTATCTCTTGTTGTTCAACTCCCAAGTCGTTAttattaagacagtagggtgtgacaTGAAGGCGattctagcaagtcgagcgaccATGTAGGCTTCCTCAGTTGTGTTTTGACACGATTGTAACGGATATTCGGCCAGTATCGTTATAAATGTCCTATTACAAATTTAGGCATTCTTTCGATTGCAACGGTTATCGAATGAGGTTAGGATGGGTGTCCACCAATTtggagtttgttttttgttttctactaAAGAATTATTCCAACCACTCCTTGTTTTAACCTCCGAGACGTTACTTTAGTTAAATGAAATTTTCCGTGCAGGATTCGCATTTAAGTTAGATACTCATGTGACACAAGCAAACTGAATCTTCGGTGACTCAACATTTTGATTATTAAATCAACTATCGATGTAAATCAACAACTCTCCGTCTATTTATAAAGTAAAGGAACCATTAATGTATATCCTACTTACTAGGCATCTCGTGACACATGACATGGCATGGTTATTACGGAAGTTATTTTTTCAGTTGtttattaaggtgacgagctagcagaatcattaaatcgTCGGACGAGATGTCtaatggtatttcttccggctgtttacgttctgagttcaaatactgtcgaggtcgattttgtctttcattctttcagtcgATAAAAAAATCCCTtgctgtatttcttctggctgtttatgtcctgagttcaaatcctgccaagatcaactttgcctttaatcttttggGGGTAGATGAAAGTAAAGTACTAGTCAGGTGTTGGAGTTAAATGCATCGacgttttgtttgaaattttgcaCCTAAATTGCAAGAACGTTATCATGTGCTTTACTAGTTCCAAAACAGGATTAGTGAATATTCCATTAGCAATTTTTAGAGGATTAACAGCATGGAAGAGTGATGATGTAGTTGAGGAAATCTCTGAGTGCTAATGAAAACGGATTGGCTAATCTGCCCTGGAAGAATTTTGGATAGCTTCCAAAAGCCCTTGACCAGGCTGTGTTACTGAGGGGTTCTACTAGTTAGaggaaaaaaactttataagcaTGAAAGTGCTTCAGATGAGCCTGTCTTTAAGATGTATGCAGAGTAACAAAACCATTCTACATGCACTCATTCAGAGTTCAGTTATTACTGGCTTGTGGAGTGAAGTCAAACGGTACTCCATTGTAGGCTTCACATAGAATACCAGCTGTAGTTGTGGACTGAAATTTTTTCCTTAGTTCTGAAGAGATGCAGTCTTAGCTGTGCTAAGAATGTGCTATCATCAGGAGAAATTCTCAGTGATATTGTGGCTCAGGATTTGGAGCAACTGTGGAGGCTGTAGCTGAGTGCTGCTAATATTTAGTGGGCATATGGTGATATGGGTAGtgcttgagtttttttttctgttaaaagaaAACTAGTTTGGCCTGGCCCCACTGAAAGTTGCCTTCAAGCAGTGGCATAGCTAATAGGGGAGCAACCACTCAACCAAGAACATTTTTCAAAATGGACACcctttataaaatgtataatcaatgagttaaaaattgttttgtatgtgttatggtgctttttttttatgtgcttgCTCTCCTAATTCTAGAACCTTGCTACACTCCTGCTCTCAAGGTCTTTGTTTATGGAACCATTGCAGGTTTAGCATGCAGTGAATAACGCATATTTGGGGAAAGTTTGAGAGGAATGATGGGCCATGTCATCTGCACATGAATTGGCATGGTTAGATGTGGCAGCTAGTAGGTCATTGATGTATAAAATGAAGACATTGAGGTGCCTGTCTGAATCCGGAGAAACACCAGAGTTGGTTGAGAATGGGGCAGAAAGAGCTCTGTCAATACATGCTGTAATGGTGTAATCAGATAAGAATATTCAACCACATACATGTTATTCAATGAGCTTAGTAGTTCAACTGATTGAACAATTGAAAACTCATGGTTTGAAGTTCTTACCAAGTTCCATTTTATTGATGCGAATTAGTAATACATCAACTTGAGACCCTCTATGCATTTTACAGATATTTAGTTAAGATTATGTATAAtgttggactttttttttttttgctgctttcataGATTCCCCATGACTCTCTGTCACCATCcaatttcattattatgaatCTGAATTGGGAGcttagtgaatctttcattagctgattacacaaccatggatgtAATTGCTATGGCTGTGTTGCAGTTGCTCTCTTGATAGAACTTGATGATCCTAACCATTGATCTTGTaggattcctctgctcagcatTAATGTAAGAAGCACTGTTGGCTCAGTTGATTTCTTTCGCAACCTCTTCACAATCCCCCATGCAGCAGTTCCATGTCTTCGCCGTATCCCTGGCAAGTTGGCTGAACGGGTGCTATGGCAGTCTGTAACTATGCAGGGCATGATCATCACTCTGTGaactatattttcaaaatacccacaTACCCAACTTGTTACCAAATAGTAATATAGATTGTAATGGTATTTATGGAATAGCCATTGTTCTTCTTATCATGACTGAGGCTGATTCACAGACTGTATTTAAGAGAATCCATAAATTGGAGCTGATTTTCTACTACAGTAGATTCCATCAACTCCTATATCATGCaatattatatgtagtatatatttgCTGCTCTTTTAATCAACTTGGTAACAACACCTATCAACTACTTCCacagagcctcctgggcatttgaaaGACCCTTTTCCACTTGTACTCCTGCTACCAACTGCTCCCGTACATCTACACACAAATTCTGCTTTTTTCTGTTAGCCTACCCATAAGCGAAGTAAACCACTTGGgtgtagataattttttttttgcagagtacaccatataaaatttttaagtacttactccttttctgcataaAGAGCACAGTCATTTCGCTGAAGGTTGTGGAGTCTGATCTTCTTTCTAATTAGAACGTTAGTCTTTGCTGCTAAGTCTACTTTGATGCATCTTGATTCTAGATTTTTCGTTCATGTTTGAAATGTTTTCTCTAAATGTCTTCCAGATTCAACTGTAAGAAATTAGGTCATCAGCACTTTTTGTCATGGACAGCCCATCTTATCTATCTTGGGCaaaattaatggaaagaaaaGGCAGTGGtgttccaacagaaatatggcaaagtGATCAAAGTGTAAAGCGGGTGTTGGCATATTGCATCAGAAATATGGCAAAGTGATCAATGTGTAAAGCGGGTGTTGGCATATTGCATCAGAAATATGGCAAAGTGATCAATATGTAAAGCGGGTGTTGGCATATTGCATACATCATTTACCTTTGTCTTATAGAGAGTCTTGAAAAGTCAGCTCAACATGTTCTACTTTGAATAAATAATGGAATATTTAACATATGTTTCAGTCTCATTTgttgtacaaatatacattttctaaAGTTGATTGTTTGAAG from the Octopus bimaculoides isolate UCB-OBI-ISO-001 chromosome 11, ASM119413v2, whole genome shotgun sequence genome contains:
- the LOC106870837 gene encoding 40S ribosomal protein S23, whose protein sequence is MGKPRGLRTARKLKNHRRKQRWHDNDYKKANLGTRYKANPFGGSSHAKGIVLEKVGVEAKQPNSAIRKCVRVQLIKNGKKITAFVPNDGCLNFIEENDEVLVAGFGRKGHAVGDIPGVRFKIVKVANVSLLALFKGKKERPRS